One part of the Microlunatus elymi genome encodes these proteins:
- the rpmJ gene encoding 50S ribosomal protein L36, producing the protein MKVQPSVKPICDNCKVIRRHGRVMVICSTNPRHKQRQG; encoded by the coding sequence ATGAAGGTCCAGCCGAGCGTCAAGCCGATCTGCGATAACTGCAAGGTCATCCGTCGGCACGGTCGGGTGATGGTGATCTGCAGCACGAACCCGCGGCACAAGCAGCGTCAGGGCTGA
- a CDS encoding DNA-directed RNA polymerase subunit alpha, with protein sequence MLIAQRPTLSEEVISDFRSRFTIEPLEPGFGYTLGNSLRRTLLSSIPGAAVTSIKIDGNLHEFSTLEGVVEDVTEIILNLKGLVVSSEEDEPVVMYLRKAGPGAVTAADIAPPAGVEVHNPELHIATLNENGRLEMELVVERGRGYVSSVQNKTADAEIGRIPVDSIYSPVLKVTYKVEATRVEQRTDFDKLILDVETKNAIKPRDAVASAGRTLVELFGLARELNVEAEGIEIGPSPIDEQLAADLALPVEDLNLTVRSYNCLKREGIHTVGELVSRSEQDLLDIRNFGSKSIDEVKLKLHEMGLSLKDSAPGFDPLTAIGRYDDEPGDDGDIDYAETEQY encoded by the coding sequence ATGCTCATCGCACAGCGTCCGACGCTGTCGGAAGAGGTCATCTCCGACTTCCGGTCCCGGTTCACCATCGAGCCGCTGGAGCCGGGCTTCGGCTACACCCTCGGCAACTCGCTGCGTCGCACCCTGCTGTCGTCCATCCCGGGCGCGGCCGTGACCAGCATCAAGATCGACGGCAACCTGCACGAGTTCTCCACCCTGGAGGGCGTCGTCGAGGATGTCACCGAGATCATCCTGAACCTGAAGGGCCTGGTCGTCTCCTCCGAGGAGGACGAGCCGGTCGTCATGTACCTGCGCAAGGCAGGCCCGGGTGCCGTGACCGCCGCCGACATCGCGCCGCCGGCCGGTGTCGAGGTGCACAACCCCGAGCTGCACATCGCCACCCTGAACGAGAACGGGCGGCTGGAGATGGAGCTGGTGGTCGAGCGCGGCCGCGGCTACGTGTCCTCGGTGCAGAACAAGACCGCCGACGCCGAGATCGGCCGGATCCCGGTCGACTCGATCTACTCGCCCGTGCTCAAGGTGACCTACAAGGTCGAGGCGACTCGTGTCGAGCAGCGCACCGACTTCGACAAGTTGATCTTGGACGTGGAGACCAAGAACGCGATCAAGCCGCGTGATGCGGTCGCGTCCGCCGGTCGTACCCTGGTCGAGCTGTTCGGCCTGGCCCGCGAGCTGAACGTCGAGGCCGAGGGCATCGAGATCGGCCCGTCCCCGATCGACGAGCAGCTGGCCGCAGACCTGGCGCTGCCGGTGGAGGACCTGAACCTGACCGTTCGGTCCTACAACTGCCTCAAGCGCGAGGGCATCCACACCGTCGGCGAGCTGGTGTCCCGCTCCGAGCAGGACCTGCTGGACATCCGGAACTTCGGCTCCAAGTCCATCGACGAGGTCAAGCTCAAGCTGCACGAGATGGGGCTGTCGCTGAAGGACAGTGCGCCCGGCTTCGATCCGCTGACCGCCATCGGCCGGTACGACGACGAGCCCGGTGACGACGGCGACATCGACTACGCCGAGACTGAACAGTACTGA
- a CDS encoding FAD-dependent monooxygenase, whose protein sequence is MSNQPVHNVLISGAGIAGPALAHQLAASGVQVTVVERSAGIRTAGQLVDLRGNSQEAVRRMGLFDRIMDARLPQNGIAYINGRGRVFARWGIDMFGGHGPVSDLEIFRGDISEILHEAVRDRVDFRFNDKITSVDEHTDHISVSFEHGRTERYDLVVAADGLHSATRRLIWGPEDPYVHQVGGHTAYFTMPAPEPLDGWTLAHVLSERRMTMIRPDHDPALAHAIMTFLDQPGSVVPDRHDPHARREMLIKRFTGADWHVPAMVAALESADDLYFDSVAQVKMPELSRGRVVLLGDAGYCPSPSSGQGTALALVGAYILAGELTTGTDLASALRSYEALMAPQIAAGQQLPPGSTSWSMPKTRYGVKLAELATVIAGHRPVSSMMAKAMAVEDKIDLPSYPAVTEPQRR, encoded by the coding sequence ATGTCCAATCAACCGGTTCACAACGTCCTGATCTCCGGCGCCGGCATCGCCGGTCCCGCCCTGGCACATCAACTGGCCGCGTCCGGCGTCCAGGTGACGGTGGTGGAGAGGTCGGCGGGCATCCGTACCGCCGGCCAACTCGTCGACCTGCGCGGCAACTCGCAGGAGGCGGTTCGACGGATGGGTCTGTTCGACCGCATCATGGACGCCCGGCTGCCGCAGAACGGGATCGCCTACATCAACGGACGCGGTCGGGTCTTTGCCCGCTGGGGCATCGACATGTTCGGCGGCCACGGCCCGGTGTCCGATCTGGAGATCTTCCGTGGTGACATCAGCGAGATCCTGCACGAGGCGGTACGGGATCGGGTCGACTTCCGCTTCAACGACAAGATCACCTCCGTGGACGAGCACACCGACCACATCAGCGTTTCCTTCGAGCATGGGCGGACAGAGCGCTACGACCTGGTTGTCGCCGCGGACGGTCTGCACTCGGCGACCCGCCGGCTGATCTGGGGCCCGGAGGACCCGTACGTGCATCAGGTCGGAGGGCACACCGCGTACTTCACCATGCCGGCGCCCGAGCCGCTGGACGGCTGGACGCTGGCGCACGTGCTGTCGGAGCGGCGGATGACGATGATCCGGCCGGACCACGATCCGGCGCTGGCGCACGCGATCATGACCTTCCTCGACCAGCCCGGCAGCGTCGTGCCGGATCGTCACGATCCGCACGCCCGCCGGGAGATGTTGATCAAGCGCTTCACCGGAGCCGACTGGCACGTGCCGGCCATGGTGGCCGCGCTGGAGTCGGCGGACGACCTCTACTTCGACAGCGTCGCTCAAGTCAAGATGCCGGAGCTGTCCCGCGGCCGGGTGGTGCTGCTCGGTGACGCGGGCTACTGCCCGTCGCCGTCCAGCGGCCAGGGCACCGCGCTGGCGTTGGTCGGCGCCTACATCCTGGCCGGTGAGCTGACCACCGGCACCGACCTGGCGTCGGCGCTGCGCAGCTACGAAGCGCTGATGGCGCCGCAGATCGCCGCCGGGCAGCAGTTGCCGCCAGGCAGCACGAGTTGGAGCATGCCGAAGACGCGGTACGGGGTGAAGCTCGCCGAACTGGCGACCGTCATCGCCGGACATCGGCCGGTGTCCTCGATGATGGCCAAGGCGATGGCCGTCGAGGACAAGATCGACCTGCCCAGCTATCCGGCCGTCACCGAACCTCAGCGCCGGTAG
- the rpsM gene encoding 30S ribosomal protein S13 has protein sequence MARLIGVDLPRDKRLEVALTYIYGIGRTRATETLANTGVSGDLRVHEVTDDQLITLRDWIEANYQTEGDLRREVAADIRRKVEIGSYQGRRHRSGLPVRGQRTRTNARSRKGARKPVAGKKKAR, from the coding sequence ATGGCACGTTTGATCGGTGTCGACCTGCCGCGCGACAAGCGCCTCGAGGTCGCCCTCACCTACATCTACGGCATCGGCCGTACCCGCGCTACCGAGACCCTGGCCAATACCGGCGTCAGCGGCGATCTGCGCGTTCACGAAGTCACCGACGACCAGCTGATCACCTTGCGTGACTGGATCGAGGCGAACTACCAGACCGAGGGCGATCTTCGCCGTGAGGTCGCCGCCGACATCCGCCGCAAGGTCGAGATCGGCTCCTACCAGGGCCGCCGCCACCGCAGCGGTCTGCCGGTCCGCGGACAGCGGACCCGTACCAACGCCCGCAGCCGTAAGGGTGCGCGCAAGCCCGTCGCCGGCAAGAAGAAGGCCCGCTGA
- the rpsK gene encoding 30S ribosomal protein S11 has translation MATAGRGGAKKVRRKEKKNVVAGHAHIKSTFNNTVISITDPTGAVIAWASAGTVGFKGSRKSTPYAAQMAAEAAGRRAMEHGMKRVDVFVKGPGSGRETAIRSLGAVGLEVGAISDVTPVPHNGCRPPKRRRV, from the coding sequence ATGGCTACAGCAGGTCGCGGCGGCGCCAAGAAGGTGCGCCGCAAGGAAAAGAAGAACGTCGTCGCGGGTCACGCCCACATCAAGTCGACCTTCAACAACACTGTCATTTCGATCACCGATCCCACCGGCGCGGTGATCGCGTGGGCCTCCGCCGGCACCGTCGGCTTCAAGGGCTCCCGCAAGTCCACCCCGTACGCCGCCCAGATGGCTGCCGAGGCCGCCGGCCGTCGCGCCATGGAGCACGGCATGAAGCGGGTCGACGTGTTCGTGAAGGGTCCGGGTTCGGGCCGCGAGACCGCGATTCGTTCGCTCGGTGCGGTCGGGCTGGAGGTCGGTGCGATCTCCGACGTCACCCCGGTCCCGCACAACGGCTGCCGTCCGCCGAAGCGTCGTCGCGTCTAG
- a CDS encoding GTP-binding protein LepA — MPRQIITGQKIADHVKRLGDLYPPIPLDTVDRTVHNPEAVKQRYGHVLDYLARVELEVDRNVLELLVLLPDVDETNRMFYADVWQPQEIQHGLILDRLQQDLDMPAAEPHLEVSSKIKLLGALAHFEPIQSVAKLLYYLTGASTERQAVLAYNQLNEGLNEMGERAIAETIIHPIKQQEPGHFAFYQMSATAMVQAGELKPWQLFLARVLREKSYGLVGTNGMDRYKADMGAVIMNLGMEDELADYAREIGRVESRLLWANKEGMEVPTYILKALHESVDLYTEREARKAG, encoded by the coding sequence GTGCCCCGGCAGATCATCACCGGTCAGAAGATCGCTGACCATGTCAAGCGTCTGGGTGACCTCTACCCGCCGATCCCGCTTGACACCGTGGACCGCACCGTCCACAACCCGGAGGCGGTGAAGCAGCGCTACGGACATGTGCTGGATTATCTGGCCCGGGTCGAGCTCGAGGTCGACCGCAACGTGCTCGAGTTGCTGGTGCTGCTGCCGGACGTGGACGAGACCAACCGGATGTTCTACGCCGACGTCTGGCAGCCGCAGGAGATCCAGCACGGTTTGATCTTGGACCGGCTGCAGCAGGATCTTGACATGCCCGCGGCCGAACCGCATCTGGAGGTGTCGTCCAAGATCAAATTGCTCGGTGCGCTGGCCCATTTCGAGCCGATCCAGAGCGTGGCCAAACTGCTCTACTACCTCACCGGCGCGAGCACCGAGCGTCAGGCCGTGCTGGCCTACAACCAGCTGAACGAGGGCCTGAACGAGATGGGGGAGCGGGCGATCGCGGAGACGATCATCCACCCGATCAAGCAGCAGGAACCGGGCCACTTCGCGTTCTACCAGATGTCGGCGACCGCGATGGTTCAGGCCGGAGAACTCAAACCCTGGCAGCTGTTTCTGGCCCGAGTGCTGCGGGAGAAGTCGTACGGCCTGGTCGGCACCAACGGCATGGACCGCTACAAGGCGGACATGGGTGCGGTGATCATGAACCTCGGGATGGAGGACGAGCTGGCCGACTACGCCCGCGAGATCGGCCGCGTCGAGTCCCGGTTGCTGTGGGCGAACAAGGAGGGCATGGAGGTTCCGACCTACATCCTCAAGGCACTCCATGAGAGTGTTGATCTCTATACCGAACGCGAGGCCCGCAAGGCCGGCTGA
- a CDS encoding ABC transporter substrate-binding protein: MRIVSLLPSATEIAYALGLEDELLGVTFECDEPPRARQDKQIIVGGMSTAELSEAQIDSVVRRRLAAGEDLYTLDAGALSTLQPELILTQDLCRVCAVPTETVRDAAAQLGCDAEVVTLDPYSLDEVLESIRAVGRAASVPGRADQLIMELRGRIAAVEDRVTGLPRPRVAVLEWIDPLFGAGHWMPDMVTAAGGEPVACRPRQRSVPMTWDDVVAAEPEIMIISPCGFGLDGACQQAVKIIDDRSIMERLPECQVWAIDGDGLMVRPGPRLVDGIEALAEIIHPGAVPQPRTAAIARVR, from the coding sequence ATGCGCATCGTCTCGCTGCTACCGTCGGCCACCGAGATCGCCTACGCACTCGGCCTGGAGGACGAGTTGCTCGGCGTGACGTTCGAGTGCGACGAACCACCACGCGCACGGCAGGACAAGCAGATCATCGTCGGCGGGATGAGCACGGCCGAGTTGTCTGAGGCACAGATCGACAGCGTGGTCCGTCGCCGGCTGGCCGCCGGAGAAGATCTCTACACCCTGGACGCCGGTGCGTTGTCGACACTGCAACCGGAGTTGATCTTGACCCAGGATCTGTGCCGGGTCTGCGCGGTCCCCACTGAGACGGTCCGCGATGCCGCCGCACAACTCGGCTGCGACGCCGAGGTCGTCACCCTCGATCCGTACTCGCTGGACGAGGTGTTGGAGTCGATCCGGGCCGTCGGACGTGCCGCCTCGGTGCCTGGGCGGGCTGATCAGTTGATCATGGAATTGCGTGGTCGGATCGCAGCCGTGGAGGACCGGGTGACTGGTCTGCCGCGGCCGCGGGTCGCGGTGCTGGAGTGGATCGATCCGCTGTTCGGTGCGGGCCACTGGATGCCGGACATGGTCACTGCGGCCGGTGGCGAGCCGGTCGCCTGCCGCCCTCGGCAACGTTCGGTGCCGATGACCTGGGACGACGTCGTCGCGGCCGAGCCGGAGATCATGATCATCTCGCCCTGCGGCTTCGGTCTGGACGGCGCTTGCCAGCAGGCGGTCAAGATCATCGACGATCGATCGATCATGGAACGTCTGCCCGAATGCCAGGTCTGGGCGATCGACGGTGACGGCCTGATGGTCCGCCCGGGTCCGCGGTTGGTGGACGGGATCGAGGCGCTGGCCGAGATCATCCATCCCGGCGCGGTCCCACAGCCTCGTACGGCTGCGATCGCCCGCGTGCGCTGA
- the rpsD gene encoding 30S ribosomal protein S4, with protein sequence MARYTGPLTKKSRRLGTDLVGNDKAFERRPYPPGMHGRGRIKESEYSLQLREKQKIRYAYGVLEKQLRRYYELAFRQDGRTGDNLLRLLETRLDNVVYRAGFARTRRQARQLVGHGHFTVNGQKVTVPSYQVTQYDIIDVREKSANLTPIVIAKETHGERVVPGWMDADIDRGRILIHQLPVREQITVDVQEQLIVEYYSRV encoded by the coding sequence ATGGCTCGCTACACCGGTCCTTTGACCAAGAAGTCGCGCCGGCTGGGCACGGACCTCGTCGGCAATGACAAGGCGTTCGAACGCCGCCCCTACCCGCCGGGCATGCACGGCCGCGGCCGGATCAAGGAGTCCGAGTACTCCCTTCAGCTGCGGGAGAAGCAGAAGATCCGCTACGCCTACGGCGTGCTGGAGAAGCAGCTGCGTCGCTACTACGAGCTGGCCTTCCGTCAGGACGGTCGTACCGGCGACAACCTGCTGCGTCTGCTCGAGACCCGGCTGGACAACGTGGTCTACCGCGCGGGCTTCGCTCGTACGCGGCGGCAGGCCCGCCAGCTGGTCGGCCACGGTCACTTCACCGTGAACGGCCAGAAGGTGACCGTTCCGTCGTACCAGGTCACCCAGTACGACATCATCGACGTCCGGGAGAAGTCGGCCAACCTGACCCCGATCGTGATCGCCAAGGAAACCCACGGCGAGCGCGTTGTTCCGGGCTGGATGGACGCCGACATCGACCGTGGCCGGATCCTGATCCACCAGCTCCCGGTCCGCGAGCAGATCACCGTCGACGTTCAAGAGCAGCTGATCGTCGAGTACTACTCGCGCGTCTAG
- a CDS encoding DUF1707 SHOCT-like domain-containing protein, which translates to MNDLPISSKYRSTPDAAVSADEREQLTRRLNDAFAAGQLDQDDYSAKLDRLFSAHRLGELIPVVEGLPGAQSYAEPDAVRQSGQSAPGELTAARSGSRLTLAVIVAIALVVIIIAILLAIIL; encoded by the coding sequence GTGAACGACCTGCCCATCTCGTCGAAATATCGGAGCACCCCGGATGCCGCGGTCTCCGCTGACGAGCGCGAGCAGTTGACCCGCCGGCTGAACGACGCCTTCGCCGCCGGACAGCTTGATCAGGACGATTATTCGGCCAAGCTCGACCGGCTTTTCTCCGCGCACAGGTTGGGGGAGTTGATCCCGGTGGTGGAAGGGCTGCCGGGGGCACAGTCCTATGCCGAGCCCGACGCCGTACGGCAATCGGGCCAGTCCGCGCCGGGCGAGCTGACCGCGGCGCGTTCCGGCAGTCGGCTCACGCTTGCCGTCATCGTCGCCATCGCCCTGGTGGTGATCATCATCGCGATCCTGCTGGCGATCATTCTGTAG
- a CDS encoding TetR/AcrR family transcriptional regulator: MGNREALLEGARKCLMEKGYAHTTARDIAEAAGVSLAAIGYHFGGKDALMTEVMMGAGSRIGEVLEQAMRSAAKEKSPLRAFVKAWDATMQDFPDRREVLLSLQGVVQLALSAEVGQDMRAADRKALDDLADLYRQADPDATDAECRAVARLFFTLLNGVALLWLVDPESVPTGAQLSAAVGALAGSAG, translated from the coding sequence ATGGGAAACCGGGAGGCGCTCCTGGAGGGCGCACGCAAATGCCTGATGGAGAAGGGGTACGCGCACACCACGGCCCGCGACATCGCCGAGGCGGCCGGGGTCAGCCTGGCCGCGATCGGCTACCACTTCGGCGGCAAGGACGCGCTGATGACCGAGGTGATGATGGGCGCCGGCTCGCGGATCGGCGAGGTGTTGGAGCAGGCGATGCGTTCGGCCGCCAAGGAGAAGTCGCCGCTGCGTGCCTTCGTCAAGGCCTGGGATGCGACCATGCAGGACTTCCCGGATCGGCGCGAGGTGTTGCTGAGTCTGCAGGGCGTGGTGCAACTCGCGTTGTCCGCCGAGGTGGGGCAGGACATGCGGGCGGCCGATCGCAAGGCGCTGGACGATCTGGCCGACCTCTATCGCCAGGCCGATCCGGACGCCACCGACGCGGAATGCCGGGCGGTGGCCCGGTTGTTCTTCACCCTGCTGAACGGGGTTGCACTGCTCTGGCTGGTCGATCCGGAGTCGGTGCCCACCGGCGCCCAGCTCAGCGCCGCCGTCGGGGCCCTCGCCGGGTCCGCCGGCTGA
- a CDS encoding prolyl oligopeptidase family serine peptidase, protein MADAPAPTYPQTRAGDVVEELHGHRIADPYRWLEDPDSPETADWVLRQNAYTEEAFAEIGERAWFTELMNKIIRRPRAGMPVKKGGKYFVSRNDGSLNQDQIFVADTFDELRAGGGAGRSARGARMILDPNTLSEDGTTSVRGFQTSLDGRFFSYQVSEGGSDWVDFVLLETATGEPVDDAPIQTKFGSPSWLPDNTSYLYEAVPHVGRADGSQAGQVKTGLLKLHQVGRPEDDDQVIVDIRDDYTQGIVDKQVSVDGKYVAVYLIEGTENVNRLWLLKITEVDGRSILSDPIKLIDTAYAWFEFVRSDGDKIILYTDHEADRGRVVQIDLAEFERTGELRLEELIAETDDAVLAVAAAGDELIMVRLADAQPVITRYGLDGSLLGKVEITGGAVTGLWARPDSQEWFVGLSTVTSPTRSYRVETGSGHAEPLDDLVPPGADFDPPAYAVERRRATSRDGTPVPYFLITPTDSATEQRDPSPESHQPRPTLLYGYGGFNIPVEADYRPMWSGWLAAGGVIAIANLRGGGEYGKSWYDAGRLADKQNVFDDFIAVGDHLVATGVTTHDQLAIHGRSNGGLLVGATMTQRPDLAAVALPGVGVLDLLRFHKFTAGAAWTSDYGNPDDKAEFEIALAYSPLHNISAAGYPATLIMTGDHDDRVVPLHSHKFTATLQRAQQGEAPVLTRIETQTGHGMGKPAAMVAAELADMLAFAAHYTGLRVPPQ, encoded by the coding sequence ATGGCAGACGCACCCGCACCCACCTATCCGCAAACCCGCGCCGGCGACGTGGTCGAGGAGTTGCACGGCCACCGCATCGCCGACCCGTACCGATGGCTGGAGGACCCGGACTCACCGGAGACGGCGGACTGGGTGCTGCGGCAGAACGCGTACACCGAGGAGGCATTCGCCGAGATCGGTGAGCGAGCCTGGTTCACCGAACTGATGAACAAGATCATCCGCCGGCCGCGCGCCGGAATGCCGGTGAAGAAGGGCGGCAAGTATTTCGTCAGCCGCAACGACGGCAGCCTGAACCAGGATCAGATCTTCGTCGCCGACACCTTCGACGAACTGCGGGCCGGTGGCGGTGCGGGCCGATCAGCCCGGGGTGCTCGGATGATCTTGGACCCGAACACGTTGTCCGAGGACGGCACCACCTCGGTACGAGGGTTCCAGACCAGCTTGGACGGACGCTTCTTCAGCTATCAGGTCAGCGAGGGTGGCAGCGACTGGGTCGACTTCGTGCTGCTCGAGACCGCCACCGGCGAACCGGTCGACGACGCGCCGATCCAGACCAAGTTCGGGTCTCCCAGCTGGCTTCCGGACAACACGAGCTACCTCTACGAGGCCGTTCCACACGTGGGACGAGCCGACGGTTCCCAAGCCGGACAGGTGAAGACCGGGCTGTTGAAGCTGCACCAAGTCGGCCGGCCGGAGGACGACGACCAGGTCATCGTCGACATCCGCGACGACTACACCCAGGGCATCGTGGACAAGCAGGTGTCGGTGGACGGCAAGTACGTTGCCGTCTATCTGATCGAGGGCACCGAGAACGTCAACCGGCTGTGGCTGCTCAAGATCACCGAGGTGGACGGACGCAGCATCCTGTCGGATCCGATCAAACTGATCGACACCGCGTACGCCTGGTTCGAATTCGTCCGCAGCGACGGCGACAAGATCATCTTGTACACCGATCATGAAGCCGACCGTGGCCGGGTGGTGCAGATCGATCTTGCGGAGTTCGAGCGCACCGGGGAATTGCGGCTCGAAGAGTTGATCGCCGAGACGGATGACGCCGTGCTGGCGGTGGCAGCGGCCGGGGACGAATTGATCATGGTCCGGCTGGCGGATGCTCAACCGGTCATCACTCGGTACGGGCTGGACGGATCGTTGCTGGGTAAGGTCGAGATCACCGGTGGCGCGGTCACCGGCTTGTGGGCGCGGCCGGATTCGCAGGAGTGGTTCGTCGGACTGTCCACGGTCACCTCGCCGACTCGGTCCTACCGGGTGGAGACCGGCAGCGGCCACGCGGAGCCCCTTGATGATCTTGTCCCGCCCGGCGCCGATTTCGACCCGCCAGCGTACGCCGTCGAGCGCCGACGGGCGACCAGCAGGGACGGCACCCCGGTCCCGTACTTCCTGATCACGCCGACGGACTCTGCAACAGAGCAACGGGATCCGAGCCCTGAGTCGCACCAGCCGCGGCCGACACTGCTCTACGGCTACGGCGGCTTCAACATCCCGGTCGAGGCCGACTACCGCCCCATGTGGTCGGGTTGGCTCGCGGCCGGTGGAGTGATCGCGATCGCCAACCTGCGCGGTGGTGGCGAGTACGGCAAGTCCTGGTACGACGCCGGACGGCTCGCCGACAAGCAGAATGTCTTCGATGACTTCATCGCGGTCGGTGATCATCTGGTCGCCACAGGAGTCACCACCCATGATCAACTCGCCATCCATGGTCGCAGCAACGGCGGACTTCTGGTCGGCGCAACGATGACCCAGCGGCCGGACCTTGCGGCGGTTGCACTGCCCGGCGTCGGAGTGCTGGATCTGCTGCGATTCCACAAGTTCACCGCCGGTGCGGCCTGGACCTCCGACTACGGAAACCCTGATGACAAGGCGGAGTTCGAGATTGCCCTGGCCTACTCGCCGCTGCACAACATCTCCGCAGCGGGCTACCCGGCGACCTTGATCATGACCGGTGATCATGACGACCGGGTGGTCCCGCTGCACAGCCACAAGTTCACCGCAACCCTGCAGCGGGCACAGCAGGGCGAGGCCCCGGTGCTGACCCGGATCGAAACCCAGACCGGCCACGGCATGGGCAAACCCGCCGCCATGGTCGCCGCCGAACTCGCCGACATGCTCGCCTTCGCCGCCCACTACACCGGGCTCCGGGTGCCACCGCAGTGA
- the infA gene encoding translation initiation factor IF-1 has protein sequence MAKKEGALELEGTVVEALPNAMFRVELSNGHKVLATISGKMRQHYIRILPADRVVVELSAYDLTRGRIVYRHK, from the coding sequence ATGGCGAAAAAGGAAGGCGCCCTGGAGTTGGAGGGCACCGTGGTCGAGGCGCTGCCGAACGCGATGTTTCGCGTCGAGCTGAGCAACGGTCACAAGGTGTTGGCCACCATCAGCGGCAAGATGCGGCAGCACTACATCCGGATCCTGCCGGCTGACCGTGTTGTCGTGGAGCTTTCCGCCTACGACCTGACCCGCGGTCGGATCGTCTACCGGCACAAGTAA
- a CDS encoding exo-beta-N-acetylmuramidase NamZ family protein yields MIAGVGAGVAATPFLGGVAAAAEPGHGHGRHERVVPGADAAAADGWKPLTGQRLGVITNPTGILAGSMRSIVDEMVESGAVNVVAVFGPEHGFRGTAQAGESEGTYVDERTGVTVYDAYGANADKFAEFFADADVETVIFDIQDVGARFYTYIWTMYQAMAAAVRSGLDFVVLDRPNPVGGKANGPIMTDGYTSGVGLDKIVQQHGMTVGELARFFDGEFMPRVAGGRLDDRLSVIKVRGWMPDQLFAETGLRWVLPSPNMPTPDTALLYPGTCLFEATNLSEGRGTTRPFEIIGAPYVDYHWAAQLNKRDLAGVYFREAYFTPTFSKNANEVCGGVQVHLTDPHRLDAIRVATEMLVALRDLYSDFAWRTYAADAYPGQWLDKLTGSARFRTQFEAGAAADEIVAGWRTELAAFDRRRRPYLLYRR; encoded by the coding sequence TTGATCGCCGGCGTCGGCGCAGGAGTCGCGGCAACTCCGTTCCTGGGTGGCGTCGCCGCAGCCGCCGAACCGGGCCACGGTCACGGCCGGCACGAGCGCGTCGTGCCCGGTGCCGACGCGGCCGCGGCGGACGGCTGGAAGCCGCTGACCGGGCAACGGCTCGGCGTCATCACCAATCCGACCGGCATCCTGGCCGGCAGCATGCGCAGCATCGTCGACGAGATGGTCGAGTCCGGTGCGGTCAACGTGGTCGCCGTCTTCGGTCCCGAACACGGCTTCCGCGGTACGGCGCAGGCCGGCGAGTCCGAGGGCACCTATGTCGACGAACGCACCGGCGTCACCGTCTACGACGCGTACGGAGCGAATGCCGACAAGTTCGCCGAGTTCTTCGCCGATGCCGACGTGGAGACGGTCATCTTCGACATCCAGGACGTCGGCGCCCGCTTCTACACCTACATCTGGACGATGTATCAGGCGATGGCCGCGGCGGTCCGCTCCGGCCTGGACTTCGTCGTGCTGGACCGGCCGAATCCCGTTGGCGGCAAGGCGAACGGGCCGATCATGACCGACGGCTACACCTCCGGCGTCGGCCTGGACAAGATCGTTCAGCAGCACGGGATGACGGTCGGTGAGCTGGCCCGATTCTTCGACGGAGAGTTCATGCCCCGTGTCGCCGGCGGCCGGCTGGACGACCGGCTCTCGGTGATCAAGGTTCGCGGCTGGATGCCGGATCAGCTGTTCGCCGAGACCGGCCTGCGCTGGGTGCTGCCGAGTCCGAACATGCCGACCCCGGACACCGCGCTGCTGTATCCCGGCACCTGTCTGTTCGAGGCGACCAACCTCTCCGAGGGTCGCGGCACCACCCGGCCGTTCGAGATCATCGGCGCTCCGTACGTCGACTATCACTGGGCCGCGCAGCTGAACAAGCGCGACCTGGCCGGGGTGTACTTCCGCGAGGCGTACTTCACCCCGACCTTCTCCAAGAATGCGAATGAGGTCTGCGGCGGGGTCCAGGTGCACCTCACCGACCCGCATCGGCTGGACGCCATCCGGGTGGCGACCGAGATGCTGGTCGCGCTGCGCGACCTTTACTCCGACTTCGCCTGGCGAACGTACGCGGCCGACGCCTACCCCGGCCAGTGGCTGGACAAGCTGACCGGCTCGGCCCGCTTCCGTACCCAGTTCGAGGCGGGTGCCGCAGCCGACGAGATCGTCGCCGGCTGGCGGACCGAGCTCGCCGCCTTCGACCGCCGCCGCCGGCCCTACCTGCTCTACCGGCGCTGA